A single genomic interval of Myxocyprinus asiaticus isolate MX2 ecotype Aquarium Trade chromosome 19, UBuf_Myxa_2, whole genome shotgun sequence harbors:
- the LOC127410239 gene encoding sarcoplasmic reticulum histidine-rich calcium-binding protein-like: protein MKFLFLVSLVVFLSTDGESVPVEQDTRREDLLAQCLVQILSKALYKTDAAPLHSECKNILKPGSGHSSVVKKSEDAALKTAQEDVKRPSREPEVNEEETIEDLLKADKEKHELNDERSQEGFPSFVKRRFQDKHEEVDDERSQEDFPSFVKRRLKDKREEQDDERSQEDFPSYYKRSSKDKREDSEDERSQEEFPQKRHFSILHKEKRDNPDEERSQEEFPPYQYKRSRLLSSKDKREDTDYDRSQEDFPSYTHKRNHGDEEEKEEDEREKQIWKPSHRYHHKKMLHKRDEDSENENFEDQDYDRSQEDFPSYTLKRNHVDEDDEEDKEEREKRIWKPSHRYHHKEKLHKRNGDSAGDMNSKESEEVDEDIVKRSRKPSSRNHHKKYHKRSGDSSEEDYEEQTHKYPPKYNHKRVDFMDFENEDEPKIDHELNEKRHSSNSQGEEDEQKRHQSSAEEEQDKEAALRYLTKKKNELEERLLNKVNFDEKRSPWIYRGYYHPAWYKRSQDVSTGPHYSRNLEEIAETLRYKRGLLSQQESLGDKKDVPH from the exons ATGAAGTTTCTGTTTTTGGTCTCCTTGGTTGTTTTCCTATCTACTG ATGGAGAGTCTGTACCAGTTGAGCAGGACACCAGGAGAGAAGATTTG CTTGCCCAGTGTTTAGTTCAGATCCTTTCTAAGGCACTGTATAAAACAGATGCTGCTCCATTGCATTCAGAATGCAAAAACATCCTCAAACCAG GTTCAGGTCACTCCTCAGTCGTGAAAAAAAGTGAGGATGCTGCTCTGAAAACTGCTCAAGAGGATGTGAAAAGACCAAGCCGAGAGCCTGAAGTTAATGAGGAAGAAACAATTGAGGATCTTCTCAAAGCTGACAAAGAAAAACATGAGTTGAACGATGAACGAAGCCAGGAAGGGTTCCCGAGTTTTGTGAAAAGAAGATTCCAAGACAAGCATGAGGAAGTGGACGATGAACGCAGCCAAGAAGACTTCCCAAGTTTTGTCAAAAGAAGACTCAAAGATAAACGTGAGGAACAGGATGATGAACGAAGCCAGGAGGACTTCCCGAGTTACTATAAAAGAAGCAGCAAAGATAAAAGAGAAGATTCTGAAGACGAGAGAAGCCAAGAGGAATTCCCTCAGAAACGTCATTTCTCCATCTTACACAAGGAAAAGCGTGATAATCCTGATGAGGAGCGCAGCCAGGAGGAATTCCCTCCATACCAGTATAAAAGGAGTCGTCTTCTGAGCAGCAAAGACAAGCGTGAAGATACAGATTATGATAGAAGCCAAGAGGACTTCCCAAGCTACACCCACAAACGAAACCATGGGGATGAAGAGGAGAAAGAAGAGGATGAGAGAGAGAAGCAGATCTGGAAACCATCACACAGATACCACCACAAGAAAATGCTCCACAAACGAGATGAGGACTCAGAGAATGAGAATTTTGAAGATCAAGACTACGATAGAAGCCAAGAAGACTTCCCAAGCTACACCCTCAAACGAAACCATGTGGATGAAGACGATGAGGAGGacaaggaagagagagaaaagcgTATCTGGAAACCCTCACACAGATACCACCACAAGGAAAAGCTCCACAAACGAAATGGAGATTCAGCCGGGGACATGAACTCTAAGGAATCTGAAGAGGTGGACGAGGATATTGTAAAACGATCTCGGAAACCTTCTAGCAGAAACCACCATAAGAAGTACCACAAACGCAGTGGGGACTCATCTGAGGAGGATTATGAggaacagacacacaaatatcCCCCCAAGTATAATCACAAGCGTGTTGACTTCATGGATTTTGAGAATGAAGATGAACCAAAGATTGACCATGAGCTGAATGAAAAGAGGCATTCCTCAAACAGTCAGGGGGAAGAAGATGAGCAGAAGAGACACCAGAGCTCTGCAGAAGAAGAGCAAGACAAGGAGGCTGCACTGAGGTACCTCACTAAGAAAAAGAACGAGTTAGAGGAACGCCTACTTAACAAGGTCAACTTTGATGAGAAACGTTCTCCCTGGATTTACAGAGGATACTACCATCCTGCGTGGTACAAGAGAAGCCAAGATGTGAGTACTGGCCCGCATTACAGTCGTAACCTAGAGGAGATCGCTGAGACCCTACGGTACAAAAGGGGCCTGCTTTCTCAGCAGGAGTCACTTGGGGATAAAAAGGATGTGCCACATTAG